In Nitrosarchaeum sp., a genomic segment contains:
- a CDS encoding adenosylcobalamin-dependent ribonucleoside-diphosphate reductase, which yields MDKSQIESTINEIRKRSGAITAFNQNKISNAIYKALAATSKADRALADQLANKVVQKLVEQGFTNSRAPSVEDIQDIVESTLIDCGNSDIAKAYIVYRHERRKLRDEKMKVLNLKSLDPVSKNFDLNCLRVLASRYLFRNNKNEIIESPTQMFERVAILVGIGDVLYDSKVFEKTGNITQDIEEARTYLEKLDNFDYKFKIGEYFLNKWHFRSLINHYVTLASKGQMKVSFKDLLTLLAAKELDSYADKITEYFELMTAQDFLPNSPTMMNAGGRLGQLSACFVLGMPDDMEKIMKSTSDAALIFKSGGGVGINYSDLREEGDIVASTSGVASGPVSFMNIINTVTEVVKQGGKRRGANMGIIEAWHPDVEKFITNKTEPGVLENFNVSVGIWEDFWNALVNTTDGKYMLRSPRDRKPVKEINAHQLIDLIALSAWKSAEPGLIFFDQINKYNVFAKARQAPLRATNPCGEQSLYPYESCNLGSINLVNLVKRKADGEYEFDWQRYEETIRKTTRFLDNIIDVNHYPVKEIDIASKDSRRIGLGVMGVADLLYKLKIPYNSKEGYDLQSKLSEALTYYSMEESVALAKSRGEFPLCSKTEYPEGKIPIAGYYEKPKESHCYEWDALIDKIKKHGIRNVLTTTVAPTGTLSMIADCSNGMEPAFALVFEKRVTVGRFFYTNKIVEQVLKEHGLYSDELLAKIADNYGSLKGIPEIPQWMQDVYVTAMDIHWADHLMAQGVWQDWIGNAIAKTINMPYDVTAEDVKSAYLLAHELGLKGITVYRDGSRHKQVLHMTSENAEKVFDVTPSEHVTKYVTTMISNPYIKSHVHDSLELKVHDEEITSEPTRQEVSEDRLCPTCKNNLVFVEGCSICIECGYSGCTSG from the coding sequence TTGGATAAATCACAAATAGAAAGTACTATCAATGAGATCCGTAAGCGCAGTGGCGCTATAACGGCCTTCAATCAAAATAAAATTTCAAACGCTATATACAAAGCGTTGGCAGCCACCTCTAAAGCCGACCGTGCGCTAGCCGATCAACTTGCAAATAAAGTTGTACAAAAATTAGTCGAACAGGGGTTCACAAATTCTAGAGCTCCTAGCGTTGAGGATATTCAAGACATTGTAGAGTCAACTCTTATCGATTGTGGAAATAGCGACATTGCAAAAGCATACATCGTTTACAGACATGAACGAAGAAAATTAAGGGACGAAAAAATGAAAGTCTTAAACCTAAAATCTTTAGATCCTGTTTCCAAGAATTTTGATCTAAATTGCTTGAGAGTATTGGCATCTAGATATCTTTTCAGAAACAACAAAAATGAAATCATTGAATCACCAACTCAAATGTTTGAAAGAGTTGCAATTCTTGTTGGAATAGGTGATGTCCTATATGATTCAAAAGTGTTTGAAAAAACTGGAAATATTACCCAAGATATTGAAGAAGCACGCACATATCTTGAGAAATTAGATAATTTTGATTACAAATTCAAAATTGGAGAATATTTTCTCAACAAGTGGCACTTTAGATCCCTGATCAATCATTATGTGACTCTTGCAAGTAAAGGTCAGATGAAAGTAAGCTTTAAAGATCTTCTAACTCTACTTGCAGCAAAAGAATTAGATAGTTACGCAGACAAAATCACAGAATATTTTGAATTGATGACAGCACAAGACTTTCTGCCAAATTCACCAACAATGATGAATGCTGGTGGTAGACTTGGTCAGCTTTCAGCATGTTTTGTTCTTGGAATGCCAGATGACATGGAGAAAATCATGAAATCAACTTCTGATGCAGCACTAATATTCAAATCTGGAGGCGGAGTTGGAATCAACTATTCTGATCTTCGTGAAGAAGGCGATATTGTTGCATCAACATCAGGTGTAGCATCAGGTCCTGTCTCTTTTATGAATATCATCAATACCGTGACTGAAGTTGTAAAACAAGGAGGTAAAAGAAGAGGAGCTAACATGGGAATCATTGAAGCTTGGCATCCAGATGTTGAAAAATTTATCACAAATAAAACAGAACCTGGTGTTTTGGAGAACTTTAATGTCAGTGTAGGTATTTGGGAAGACTTTTGGAATGCACTTGTAAATACAACTGATGGAAAATACATGTTACGTAGTCCACGTGACAGAAAACCAGTAAAAGAAATCAATGCACATCAATTAATTGACTTGATAGCTCTTTCTGCATGGAAGAGTGCAGAGCCTGGATTGATCTTCTTTGATCAAATTAACAAATACAATGTATTTGCCAAAGCAAGACAAGCTCCACTAAGAGCTACAAATCCATGTGGTGAACAAAGTCTTTATCCGTACGAATCATGTAATCTTGGTTCTATCAACTTGGTAAATCTCGTAAAGAGAAAAGCTGATGGAGAATACGAATTTGATTGGCAAAGATATGAAGAAACAATCAGAAAGACTACCAGATTCTTAGATAACATCATTGATGTAAATCACTATCCTGTAAAAGAAATTGATATTGCATCAAAAGATTCTAGAAGAATTGGATTAGGTGTAATGGGAGTAGCAGATCTATTATACAAATTAAAGATTCCATACAACTCCAAAGAAGGATACGATCTACAATCAAAACTATCTGAAGCATTGACTTATTATTCAATGGAAGAAAGTGTAGCACTAGCAAAATCTAGAGGTGAATTCCCACTATGCTCAAAAACAGAATATCCTGAAGGAAAGATTCCAATTGCAGGATATTATGAGAAACCAAAAGAGTCTCACTGTTATGAATGGGATGCACTAATTGATAAGATCAAGAAACATGGAATAAGAAATGTTTTGACTACTACAGTAGCTCCAACAGGAACACTATCTATGATTGCAGATTGTTCAAACGGAATGGAGCCAGCATTTGCTCTAGTCTTTGAGAAGAGAGTAACAGTAGGTCGATTCTTTTACACCAACAAAATTGTTGAACAAGTACTCAAAGAACATGGTCTATACAGCGATGAACTCCTTGCAAAGATTGCAGACAACTATGGCTCACTAAAAGGAATTCCTGAAATTCCACAATGGATGCAAGACGTCTATGTAACTGCAATGGATATTCACTGGGCAGATCATCTAATGGCCCAAGGAGTATGGCAAGATTGGATTGGAAATGCAATTGCCAAGACAATTAACATGCCATATGATGTTACAGCAGAAGATGTAAAGTCTGCATATCTATTGGCTCATGAATTGGGTCTAAAGGGAATTACAGTGTACCGTGATGGTTCAAGACACAAACAAGTACTTCACATGACAAGTGAAAACGCAGAAAAAGTATTTGATGTTACACCAAGTGAACATGTTACTAAATATGTAACAACCATGATATCAAATCCATACATCAAATCACATGTACATGATTCACTTGAACTCAAAGTACATGATGAAGAAATAACATCTGAACCTACTAGACAAGAAGTATCAGAAGATCGTTTATGTCCAACATGCAAAAACAACCTTGTATTTGTAGAAGGATGTAGTATTTGCATTGAATGCGGATACAGCGGTTGTACATCAGGGTAG
- a CDS encoding transcriptional regulator codes for MGGIDRLIAKVLSQKIKQKLDEDELKILERKLFLEHGMSIKLSIEHFDKLNLVLKSILNLNRKKFENECLNEVIKVQRKNAKYSVRIIDQNLLDSLLVLCGDNETRQMLNCLFENELTIPQILSEAQIPKTSGYRKIENLIINGLIVESGKVLSESKRISKYRCVFDEIKIEMKKNDIVFQGVINEQIYDKSTCIDLIKV; via the coding sequence ATGGGAGGAATTGACAGATTAATTGCTAAAGTATTATCTCAAAAAATTAAACAAAAACTGGATGAAGATGAATTAAAAATTTTAGAAAGAAAGTTGTTTTTAGAACATGGAATGTCAATAAAGCTATCCATAGAACATTTTGATAAATTGAATTTAGTATTAAAGAGCATTTTAAATCTAAATAGAAAAAAATTTGAAAATGAGTGTCTAAACGAAGTAATCAAAGTTCAAAGAAAAAATGCTAAATACTCTGTTAGAATAATTGATCAAAATCTATTAGATTCGCTATTAGTGTTATGTGGAGATAATGAAACTAGACAAATGCTTAATTGTCTTTTTGAAAACGAGTTAACCATCCCGCAAATTTTAAGTGAAGCTCAAATTCCAAAAACATCTGGATATAGAAAAATTGAAAATTTAATCATAAATGGATTAATTGTAGAATCTGGCAAAGTACTTAGTGAGAGTAAAAGAATTTCAAAATATAGATGTGTTTTTGACGAAATAAAGATTGAAATGAAAAAGAATGATATTGTGTTTCAAGGAGTAATAAATGAACAAATTTATGATAAAAGTACTTGTATCGACTTAATTAAAGTGTAA
- a CDS encoding 30S ribosomal protein S19e codes for MAKVYDVPSDVLISRLAAILKNEDIPAPSWIPFVKTGAHADKPPQDRDWWHTRCASLMRKIYLHGPLGINELRKIYGGGRPSGYGAAHHKDAGGAIIRNAIQGLEKLGYVEKVEKKGRVISKKGMQKLDRLSTEILNELIVVNPQLKIYS; via the coding sequence ATGGCAAAGGTATACGATGTACCATCTGATGTATTGATTAGTAGATTGGCAGCTATTTTAAAAAATGAAGATATTCCTGCTCCTTCTTGGATTCCATTTGTAAAAACTGGAGCTCATGCAGATAAACCACCTCAAGACAGAGATTGGTGGCATACAAGATGTGCATCACTAATGAGAAAAATTTACCTTCATGGTCCGCTTGGAATTAACGAATTAAGAAAAATTTATGGTGGAGGTAGACCATCAGGATATGGTGCTGCTCATCATAAAGATGCTGGAGGCGCAATAATTCGTAATGCAATTCAAGGATTAGAAAAGCTTGGATATGTTGAGAAAGTTGAGAAAAAAGGCCGTGTCATTTCAAAAAAAGGAATGCAAAAATTAGATAGATTATCAACAGAAATTCTAAACGAACTGATCGTTGTAAATCCTCAACTAAAAATATACTCTTAG
- a CDS encoding RNase P subunit, with protein sequence MQILINSAISNAKMNPVLSQRQALLAQRISTRHKIRMPYELKIVFCKKCKSFIAPGINSKIRLGRTSIKSIRISCNLCGHTYRKIIAQ encoded by the coding sequence ATGCAGATTTTAATTAATAGTGCAATTTCTAATGCAAAAATGAATCCAGTACTATCTCAGAGACAGGCATTACTGGCCCAAAGAATTAGCACAAGACACAAAATTCGTATGCCTTACGAATTAAAAATTGTATTTTGTAAAAAATGTAAATCATTTATCGCCCCAGGGATAAATTCTAAAATTCGATTAGGCAGAACATCAATAAAGTCGATCAGAATTTCGTGTAACCTTTGTGGGCATACTTATCGCAAAATAATAGCTCAATGA
- a CDS encoding ribosome biogenesis protein, which produces MFSLILAESALETVPLELQDHPSVISHAQKFGKHPSEILLDNSWHFAAMKGINDEIKRGRPDLVHFSILEATTIPLYSQNKIKIYIHTIDDNVIYIGENVHIPKSYHRFEGLIEKLYLEKTIQSGKDVLLEIKKKSFTELINEIKPSKIIGFSTKGELSSFEKISSQISDNSCIVIGGFQKGHFSESINNKINRLFSVGNLSYEAHVVIARMLYEYEKTVFM; this is translated from the coding sequence ATGTTCTCTCTGATTTTAGCAGAATCTGCATTAGAAACAGTTCCTCTAGAATTACAAGATCATCCTTCAGTAATCTCACATGCACAAAAATTTGGAAAACATCCGTCTGAAATATTGCTTGATAATTCATGGCATTTTGCTGCAATGAAAGGAATCAATGATGAAATTAAAAGAGGAAGACCTGATCTAGTTCATTTTTCTATATTGGAAGCTACAACAATTCCATTGTACTCACAAAATAAAATTAAAATCTATATTCACACAATTGACGATAACGTAATTTACATTGGAGAAAATGTTCACATTCCAAAATCATATCATAGATTTGAAGGTCTTATTGAAAAATTATATTTAGAAAAAACTATACAATCTGGCAAAGATGTGTTATTGGAAATTAAAAAAAAATCGTTTACTGAGTTAATCAATGAGATCAAACCATCCAAGATTATTGGATTTTCAACTAAAGGAGAACTAAGCTCATTTGAAAAAATTAGCTCTCAAATTTCAGATAATTCTTGTATAGTTATAGGTGGATTTCAAAAAGGCCACTTTTCTGAATCAATAAACAATAAAATAAATCGCTTATTTTCAGTTGGTAACTTGTCTTATGAGGCTCATGTAGTGATTGCACGTATGCTCTACGAGTATGAAAAAACCGTTTTTATGTAG
- a CDS encoding zinc-binding dehydrogenase: MKAVVYEEYAPDDNYAKILKVKDIPDPKPKANEVVFKLKAAALNYNDIWGMRGVPIAIPLPHVSGSDAAGDVVAVGEDVKTIKVGDRVVSHSNLSCRTCALCTSGREFDCTNRQVWGFQTGPLWGAYSELVHLPEVNVSKIPEGVSYEDAAAASMTILTSWHMLVGRAKITPGQTVLIMGGGSGVGSFGIQIAKLYNCTVIATASADKLDKCKALGADYAVDHRKEDWHKEVFKITKDIAAKTGVRPGIDLTFDHIGETHFNKQLTLLNYGGTLVSCGATTGYDAKIDLRHIFFKGINVLGSTQGTKAEMDLGLYWMGKGKIKAEIDSTYTFEQAAEAHTKMLSGKFFGKIMMKPENA; this comes from the coding sequence TTGAAAGCTGTAGTTTATGAAGAATATGCTCCTGATGATAATTATGCAAAAATTTTAAAAGTAAAAGATATTCCTGATCCAAAACCAAAAGCAAATGAAGTTGTGTTCAAACTAAAAGCAGCAGCTCTTAACTATAATGATATCTGGGGAATGAGAGGTGTACCAATTGCTATCCCATTACCACACGTATCTGGTTCTGATGCTGCAGGAGATGTTGTTGCAGTAGGAGAAGATGTAAAAACTATCAAAGTAGGGGATAGAGTTGTCTCACATTCCAATCTTTCATGTAGAACATGTGCATTATGTACATCAGGTAGAGAATTTGATTGTACCAATAGACAAGTTTGGGGATTCCAAACAGGCCCACTCTGGGGTGCATATAGTGAACTAGTACATCTACCAGAAGTTAATGTATCAAAAATTCCAGAAGGAGTTTCTTATGAAGATGCAGCAGCAGCTTCAATGACAATTCTTACTTCTTGGCATATGTTAGTTGGAAGAGCCAAAATTACACCTGGACAAACTGTTCTAATTATGGGTGGAGGTTCTGGTGTTGGCAGCTTTGGAATTCAAATTGCAAAACTCTACAATTGTACTGTTATTGCAACTGCTAGTGCAGATAAACTCGATAAATGCAAAGCATTAGGTGCTGATTATGCAGTAGATCATAGAAAAGAAGACTGGCACAAAGAAGTCTTTAAAATTACAAAAGATATTGCTGCAAAAACTGGTGTTAGGCCAGGAATTGATTTAACATTTGACCATATTGGAGAAACTCACTTTAACAAACAATTGACCCTGCTTAACTATGGAGGAACACTTGTTTCATGTGGAGCTACTACTGGATATGATGCAAAAATTGATCTTAGACACATCTTCTTTAAAGGAATCAATGTGTTAGGTTCAACTCAAGGAACTAAAGCTGAAATGGATCTTGGTTTGTATTGGATGGGTAAGGGTAAAATTAAAGCAGAAATTGATTCTACTTATACATTTGAACAAGCTGCAGAAGCACATACAAAAATGCTCTCTGGAAAGTTCTTTGGCAAAATTATGATGAAGCCAGAAAACGCATAA
- a CDS encoding DNA-binding protein → MSFSESPDQDKQNHDMTAQKEQILKQILSPDARMRLNNIKMVKPELSDLVEQYLIGMASQGKMNSQINDNQLKQILLSIQQPKRDFKINRI, encoded by the coding sequence ATGAGTTTTTCTGAATCACCTGATCAAGATAAACAAAATCACGATATGACTGCTCAAAAAGAGCAAATCCTCAAACAAATACTCTCTCCAGATGCAAGAATGAGATTAAATAACATCAAGATGGTTAAACCTGAATTATCTGATTTAGTAGAGCAATATCTAATTGGAATGGCATCACAAGGAAAGATGAATTCTCAAATTAATGACAATCAACTTAAACAAATTTTATTATCAATTCAACAACCAAAACGTGATTTTAAGATAAATCGTATCTAA
- a CDS encoding CoA ester lyase → MTQLFRSLIFVPGNNSRFLEKAKNIQADIVCFDLEDSVPDEEKNNARKLIQDALKSRQSYKSSIFVRTNSPKSGKIPDDLKVIIQKGIDGIVIPKVNNVAEIKKIEKNLSLLEKNRKLKPIQIIPSIESAEGVVNTYNIASYSKRIQAVVFGVFDLLNDLGIEYSKNSEGGRYSRAKIPVDAKAAGVSAIDAIWQDLKDIKGLEKDCKVGKDLGYAGKSIIHPDQILTTHKVFYPSKKEIQWAEKVSKFYLESTKKGKGATTIDGKMIDEVHFKQAKTVLEIVKSTSI, encoded by the coding sequence ATGACACAGCTTTTTCGCAGTCTTATTTTTGTTCCCGGAAATAATTCTAGGTTTTTAGAAAAGGCAAAAAACATTCAAGCTGATATAGTCTGTTTTGATTTAGAAGATTCCGTACCAGATGAGGAAAAAAATAATGCTAGAAAATTAATTCAAGATGCACTAAAATCACGTCAATCTTACAAATCATCAATTTTTGTGCGCACAAATTCTCCAAAATCTGGAAAAATTCCAGATGATCTCAAGGTAATTATTCAAAAAGGAATTGATGGAATAGTGATTCCTAAAGTAAACAATGTTGCTGAGATAAAAAAAATTGAAAAGAATCTTTCATTATTGGAAAAGAATCGTAAACTAAAACCAATTCAAATAATTCCTTCTATTGAATCAGCTGAAGGAGTGGTTAACACATACAATATTGCATCTTATAGTAAAAGAATACAAGCAGTAGTTTTTGGAGTTTTTGATCTCTTAAATGATTTAGGAATTGAATACTCAAAAAATTCAGAAGGCGGAAGATATTCTAGGGCAAAAATTCCAGTAGATGCAAAAGCAGCAGGAGTTTCTGCAATTGATGCTATTTGGCAAGACCTTAAAGACATTAAAGGATTAGAAAAAGATTGTAAAGTTGGAAAAGATCTTGGTTATGCAGGAAAAAGTATCATACACCCTGACCAAATATTGACAACTCACAAAGTTTTCTATCCAAGTAAAAAAGAAATTCAATGGGCAGAAAAAGTTTCCAAATTTTATTTAGAATCCACAAAAAAAGGAAAAGGAGCAACAACTATAGATGGAAAAATGATTGATGAAGTTCACTTTAAACAAGCTAAAACCGTACTTGAAATTGTAAAATCTACATCAATTTAG
- a CDS encoding response regulator codes for MKRSVIVIDDDEDTVRLFGEFLEEKGIKVVGSGYDGITAIKLYKEKAPDVVLIDIMMPNGSGFYAIKKIQEISSNAKIIAVSGDSSYSTEEKLEKLSIPLIRKPFNMEQIISVING; via the coding sequence GTGAAACGTTCCGTTATTGTGATTGATGATGATGAAGATACAGTTAGATTATTTGGTGAATTTTTGGAGGAAAAGGGCATTAAAGTTGTGGGTAGTGGTTATGATGGTATAACTGCAATCAAACTTTACAAAGAAAAAGCCCCCGATGTTGTCTTAATTGATATAATGATGCCAAATGGAAGTGGTTTTTATGCAATCAAAAAAATTCAAGAAATAAGTTCTAATGCAAAAATCATCGCTGTGAGTGGAGATAGTAGTTATTCAACTGAAGAAAAATTAGAAAAATTATCTATTCCTTTAATTCGTAAACCGTTTAACATGGAACAAATTATCTCTGTAATTAATGGTTAA